From the Cucurbita pepo subsp. pepo cultivar mu-cu-16 chromosome LG05, ASM280686v2, whole genome shotgun sequence genome, one window contains:
- the LOC111794804 gene encoding formin-like protein 14 isoform X3, whose amino-acid sequence MSLLSRFFYRRPPDGLLEFVERVYIFDSCFSTDVLPDGMYQIYLHEIINELHEEFPDSSFLAFNFREGEKMSQFAEMLCEYDVTVMDYPRQYEGCPLLPLSLIQHFLRVCESWLLLGNQQNIILLHCERGGWPLLAYLLASFLIYRKLHSGERKTLEIVHREAPKGFLQLLSPLNPFPSQLRYLQYVARRNIVSEWPPPERALSLDCVILHGVPGFDSQNGCRPVIRIFGRNLFSKGGLSTQMIFSMPKKNRVLRHYRQVDSDVIKIDVQCLVQGDVVLECSHLESEPEREVMMFRIMFNTAFIRSNILILTSENLDILWDSKERYPKGFRAEILFGEIECISPPRAPTTILNGEEKGGLPIEAFSRVQELFSGVDWMDTNDDVALWLLKNLSALSDVKELSGWQTKASSYSSPVDSEEENNTSSTADSSDEVFDSMTKSLVDLASTNFTIPAVVRSSELLSGKIGATEVNVSPESPQTFDECQDEVFLNKESLPSSSPPLSSHSSSPPPISSLMPAQLLPPNVPSTDVSGELVSNKMTPTVKVIPPPPPPPPPQPFSSSHDKPHVETSMSSDSTSITVHGIPSPSLSLVHKSSSAPPPPPPPPPPLPKTTGVPLPPPSFVEKSSSAPPPPPPPPVPNSFGAPPPPPPPPHPPLIPKCSSAPPPPPPPPILKCSSAPPPPPPPPIPKSSSAPPPPPPLPQSNRGMTPVPPPPPPKPPGVELPSQGTKPTRPPPPPPPTKAFSSNPPTSRGATPMPPPLPGSTRSNVPPPPDGRGKSSPGSTTQGSGRVATGVVNAPKKTTLKPLHWVKVTRAMQGSLWADSQKQENQSRSPEIDISELESLFSAASASDGSGSKSGGRRASNINKPEKVQLIDLRRAYNCEIMLSKIKIPLPDMINSVLALDSSALDIDQVENLIKFCPTREEMETLKNYTGEKAMLGKCEQFFLELMKVPRIEPKLRVFAFKITFSSQVKDLRYNLNTINDATRETTGQRI is encoded by the exons ATGTCCCTCCTCAGTAGATTCTTTTACAGAAGACCCCCAGATGGGTTGCTCGAATTTGTTGAGCGAGTATATA TTTTCGATTCGTGCTTTTCCACTGATGTATTGCCCGATGGTATGTATCAAATATATCTGCATGAAATCATAAACGAATTACATGAAGAATTCCCAGACTCCTCCTTCCTTGCATTTAATTTTCGTGAAGGAGAGAAAATGAGCCAATTTGCAGAAATGTTGTGCGAATATGATGTCACTGTGATGGATTATCCTCGACAATATGAAGGGTGCCCTCTTCTTCCATTGTCTTTAATACAGCACTTCCTACGTGTTTGTGAAAGTTGGCTTCTGCTTGGTAATCAACAAAATATCATTCTTCTCCACTGTGAGAGGGGAGGTTGGCCACTCTTAGCATACCTTTTAGCTAGCTTTTTGATTTATAGAAAATTGCACAGTGGTGAGAGGAAAACTCTTGAAATTGTACATCGAGAAGCTCCCAAGGGGTTTTTGCAGCTCTTGTCACCATTAAATCCATTTCCATCTCAGCTCCGCTACTTGCAATATGTTGCAAGGAGAAATATAGTCTCTGAGTGGCCACCACCTGAGCGAGCACTCTCTTTAGATTGTGTAATTCTTCATGGTGTTCCGGGTTTTGATTCTCAGAATGGCTGCAGACCAGTTATTCGTATCTTTGGGAGAAATCTTTTCAGTAAGGGTGGGCTTTCCACCCAAATGATTTTTTCCATGCCCAAGAAAAATAGGGTCCTCCGTCACTACCGCCAG GTAGACTCTGATGTGATTAAAATAGATGTGCAGTGTTTGGTTCAAGGAGATGTAGTGTTGGAGTGTTCACATTTGGAATCAGAACCAGAAAGGGAAGTTATGATGTTTCGTATAATGTTCAACACAGCATTTATTCGATCAAACATACTGATACTAACTTCTGAAAATCTGGACATTCTTTGGGATTCAAAGGAACGCTATCCAAAAGGCTTTCGAGCTGAG attttgtttGGGGAGATAGAATGCATCTCCCCTCCAAGGGCTCCAACCACAATTTTGAATGGCGAAGAGAAAGGTGGATTACCAATTGAAGCTTTTTCCAGGGTTCAAGAACTTTTTAGTGGTGTGGATTGGATGGATACCAATGATGATGTTGCCTTGTGGCTACTGAAAAATCTTTCTGCCTTGAGTGACGTGAAAGAATTGTCAGGATGGCAAACTAAAGCAAGTTCATATTCCTCACCCGTGGATTCTGAAGAGGAAAATAATACGTCTAGCACTGCTGACAGTTCAGATGAAGTATTCGATAGTATGACAAAGTCCTTAGTTGATTTAGCTTCTACCAATTTTACAATTCCAGCTGTGGTACGTTCTTCTGAATTATTGTCTGGCAAGATCGGTGCTACTGAAGTGAATGTTTCACCAGAATCTCCTCAAACTTTTGATGAATGTCAGGATGAagtctttttaaataaagaatctCTACCGTCTTCATCACCTCCATTATCTTCTCATAGCTCCTCACCCCCTCCTATAAGTTCTTTAATGCCAGCACAACTGTTGCCTCCTAATGTACCATCTACCGATGTTAGTGGGGAACTTGTCTCGAACAAGATGACACCCACTGTTAAAGTGATTCCTcctccgccaccgccaccCCCACCACAACCTTTTTCTTCATCTCATGATAAACCTCATGTAGAAACTTCCATGAGTTCTGACTCAACGTCCATAACAGTGCATGGGATACCCTCTCCTTCGCTTTCACTTGTTCATAAATCCTCTAGTGCTCCTCCACccccacctccacctccacctcccCTCCCAAAAACAACTGGTGTTCCACTGCCACCTCCttcttttgttgaaaaatCTTCTAGTGCTCCTCCACCTCCCCCCCCACCTCCAGTTCCGAATTCTTTTGGTGCTCCCCCgcctccacctccacctccacaTCCACCTCTAATTCCAAAATGTTCTAGtgctcctccacctcctcctccgcctccaattttgaaatgttctagtgctcctccacctccacctccaccacctATTCCAAAGTCTTCTAGTGCTCCTCCACCCCCACCTCCTCTTCCACAATCAAATCGTGGCATGACACCAGTTCcacctcctccaccaccaAAACCTCCTGGTGTGGAGCTACCAAGTCAGGGTACTAAACCAACTAGGCCTCCTCCGCCTCCTCCACCAACAAAGGCGTTTAGTTCTAATCCTCCGACAAGTCGTGGTGCTACACCAATGCCACCCCCTCTGCCCGGATCAACACGGTCAAATGTACCACCCCCTCCTGATGGAAGGGGGAAATCTTCTCCAGGATCAACAACTCAAGGAAGTGGTCGAGTTGCTACAGGAGTTGTAAATGCTCCAAAGAAAACCACTTTGAAACCATTGCACTGGGTAAAAGTTACTCGAGCAATGCAAGGGAGTTTATGGGCTGACTCACAAAAGCAGGAGAATCAATCAAG GTCCCCAGAAATAGACATCTCTGAACTTGAAAGTCTATTCTCAGCAGCCTCTGCATCTGATGGAAGTGGCAGCAAAAGTGGAGGACGACGTGCTTCCAACATCAACAAACCTGAAAAAGTGCAACTG ATTGACTTGCGGAGAGCATATAACTGTGAAATCATGCTCTCAAAAATAAAGATTCCCTTACCGGATATGATA AATTCAGTTCTTGCATTAGATTCTTCTGCTCTTGATATTGACCAGGTTGAGAATCTCATCAAGTTCTGTCCTACGAGGGAAGAAATGGAAACGTTGAAG AATTATACAGGTGAGAAAGCAATGCTTGGAAAGTGTGAGCAG ttttttcTTGAGTTAATGAAGGTCCCACGAATAGAGCCCAAGTTACGAGTATTTGCTTTCAAAATTACCTTTTCAAGCCAG GTGAAGGATTTGAGATATAATTTGAATACAATAAATGATGCTACAAGAGAG ACAACAGGTCAAAGGATCTGA